The following coding sequences lie in one Mycobacterium gordonae genomic window:
- a CDS encoding lipase family protein — protein sequence MVELAKLGGETGADWIGRPPHEELQRKVRPLLPADDPFYQPPAGFQHAAPGTVLRSRDVELAFMGLIPQSSKATQLLYRTTDMNGNPEATVTTVLLPKEVAPGKTMPLLSYQCAIDAISSRCFPSYALRRRAKAVGSLAQLELLLISAAVAEGWAVSVPDHEGLHGLWGTPYEPGYRVLDGLRAVHNSERLAVPASAPIGLWGYSGGGLASAWAAEMCGEYAPELDIVGAVLGSPVGNLGNTFKRLNGSLLAGLPAMVVAALTHAYPDLDAVIKEHANEDGLAMLESMERMTTAEAVISMAKKNMADYLDEPLEDILATPAVTHVFDSTTLGVAVPTPPVLIVQAVHDYLIGVDDIDALADTYSAGGADVTYHRDAFNEHMLLHPLSSPMALRWLIDRFAGRPITDHLIRTTWPTMFNPMTYAGMARLGVIAAKVITGRKIHRRPL from the coding sequence ATGGTGGAGCTTGCGAAGCTGGGTGGCGAAACCGGGGCGGACTGGATCGGGCGGCCTCCGCACGAGGAGTTGCAGCGCAAGGTGCGCCCGCTGCTCCCCGCCGACGACCCGTTCTACCAACCTCCCGCCGGCTTCCAGCACGCCGCACCAGGCACCGTGCTGCGTTCCCGCGACGTCGAACTGGCCTTCATGGGGCTCATCCCGCAGTCCAGCAAGGCAACCCAGCTGCTGTACCGGACGACCGACATGAACGGCAATCCCGAGGCGACGGTGACGACGGTTTTGCTGCCAAAGGAAGTCGCACCCGGCAAGACCATGCCGCTGCTGTCCTACCAGTGCGCCATTGACGCAATCTCTTCGCGGTGCTTCCCCTCCTATGCCCTGCGGCGCCGCGCCAAGGCCGTCGGCTCACTGGCCCAGCTGGAACTGCTGCTGATCAGTGCCGCCGTCGCCGAAGGGTGGGCGGTGTCGGTACCTGACCACGAGGGCCTGCACGGGCTGTGGGGCACCCCGTACGAGCCCGGATACCGCGTGCTGGACGGACTGCGGGCCGTGCACAATTCGGAGCGGCTCGCCGTGCCGGCATCCGCGCCGATCGGCCTGTGGGGCTATTCCGGTGGCGGCTTGGCCAGCGCGTGGGCCGCAGAGATGTGCGGCGAGTACGCGCCCGAACTCGACATCGTCGGTGCGGTGCTGGGATCACCCGTCGGCAACTTGGGCAACACCTTCAAGCGACTGAACGGCAGCCTGCTTGCGGGCCTGCCCGCGATGGTCGTGGCGGCACTGACCCACGCCTACCCCGACCTCGACGCGGTGATCAAGGAACACGCCAACGAAGACGGACTGGCCATGCTCGAGAGCATGGAGCGGATGACCACCGCGGAAGCGGTGATCTCGATGGCTAAGAAGAACATGGCCGACTACCTGGACGAGCCGCTGGAGGACATCCTGGCCACCCCCGCGGTGACGCACGTCTTCGACAGCACCACCCTGGGCGTCGCGGTGCCGACACCGCCGGTGCTGATCGTGCAGGCCGTGCACGACTACCTCATCGGCGTCGACGACATCGACGCGCTGGCCGACACGTACTCGGCAGGCGGCGCCGACGTCACCTACCACCGCGACGCGTTCAACGAGCACATGCTGCTGCACCCGCTGTCGTCTCCGATGGCGCTGCGCTGGCTCATCGACCGGTTCGCCGGTCGCCCCATCACCGACCACCTCATCCGGACCACCTGGCCCACCATGTTCAATCCGATGACCTACGCCGGTATGGCACGCCTGGGCGTGATTGCGGCCAAGGTCATCACCGGCCGCAAGATCCACCGGCGTCCGCTCTAG
- a CDS encoding NUDIX hydrolase, producing MPHGSTAHEVLAVVFQVRLVTDGPRTGKPQLNVLLWQRAQDPQRGAWSLPGGQLRNDEDMTTSVRRQLAEKVDLRELSHLEQLAVFSDPQRVPGVRMIASTFLGLVPLPATPELPSDTRWHPVSALPPMAFDHGTMVAHARTRLVAKMSYTNIGFALAPKEFALSTLRDIYGAALGYQVDATNLQRVLARRKVITATGTIAQSGRSGGRPAALYRFTDSQLRVTDEFAALRPPG from the coding sequence ATGCCCCATGGTAGCACCGCCCACGAAGTGCTCGCCGTCGTGTTCCAGGTTCGTTTGGTTACCGATGGCCCTCGTACCGGAAAACCGCAGCTGAACGTGTTGTTATGGCAGCGTGCCCAGGATCCGCAACGCGGCGCGTGGTCGCTACCGGGCGGACAGCTGCGCAACGACGAGGACATGACCACCTCGGTGCGTCGCCAACTCGCGGAGAAGGTCGACCTGCGCGAGTTGTCCCATCTGGAGCAGTTGGCGGTGTTCTCCGATCCACAGCGGGTGCCGGGCGTGCGGATGATCGCTTCGACGTTCCTGGGCCTGGTGCCCTTGCCGGCCACTCCCGAACTGCCCTCGGACACCCGTTGGCATCCGGTCAGCGCGCTGCCGCCGATGGCCTTCGACCACGGGACCATGGTGGCCCACGCCCGCACCCGCCTGGTGGCCAAGATGTCCTATACGAATATCGGCTTTGCCCTGGCACCGAAGGAATTCGCATTGTCCACACTGCGCGACATCTATGGTGCGGCGCTGGGTTACCAGGTCGACGCGACCAATCTGCAGCGCGTGCTGGCCCGTAGGAAAGTCATCACAGCCACAGGGACCATCGCCCAGTCCGGCCGCAGCGGCGGCCGCCCGGCCGCGCTGTACCGCTTCACTGACTCCCAATTGCGGGTCACCGACGAATTTGCCGCTCTGAGGCCACCCGGATAG
- a CDS encoding trimeric intracellular cation channel family protein — protein sequence MTDTVGEFLRVIDLTGVFGNAILGGLVAREMHLDPIGFAALATLSGLGGGLIRDTLLQHGPPIALTDYLYGLAVLAGAVVAFLTPVHDRAWALVFPVVDALALGCWAAAGAQKTLHVGLGWLPAILLGTITAVGGGALRDLAVRRTPLIFGGNTLYATCAVTASVVAVAFDYVGRASAGMVVATVVGAGFVLLARWRGWQLWTGLDWDYDIQRSPGRLLPRIAVRVNRRPAPPPEL from the coding sequence GTGACCGACACCGTTGGCGAATTCCTCCGGGTGATCGACCTGACCGGAGTGTTCGGCAACGCCATTCTGGGGGGACTCGTGGCCCGGGAGATGCACCTGGATCCGATCGGGTTCGCGGCGTTGGCGACGTTGTCCGGGCTGGGCGGCGGTTTGATCCGGGACACCCTGCTACAGCACGGGCCACCGATCGCACTCACCGACTACCTGTACGGGCTGGCCGTTCTCGCCGGCGCCGTCGTCGCCTTCCTCACTCCGGTGCACGACCGCGCATGGGCACTGGTGTTCCCGGTGGTCGATGCCCTGGCCCTAGGTTGCTGGGCAGCCGCCGGCGCCCAGAAGACGTTGCACGTCGGCTTGGGCTGGCTGCCGGCGATTCTGCTGGGCACCATCACCGCGGTGGGCGGCGGCGCACTGCGGGACCTGGCCGTGCGACGGACGCCACTGATCTTCGGCGGCAACACCCTCTATGCGACCTGCGCGGTGACCGCCAGCGTCGTGGCGGTGGCCTTCGACTATGTGGGGCGTGCGTCGGCGGGCATGGTGGTCGCGACGGTGGTCGGTGCCGGTTTCGTCCTGCTGGCCCGCTGGCGCGGCTGGCAACTGTGGACGGGGCTGGATTGGGACTATGACATCCAGCGGTCGCCGGGCAGGCTGCTGCCGCGTATCGCGGTACGCGTCAACAGGAGGCCGGCCCCGCCTCCGGAGCTTTAG
- the nadC gene encoding carboxylating nicotinate-nucleotide diphosphorylase yields MKLDAAERADAIATIRRGLDEDLRYGPDATTLATVSADALANASMVPREPGVVAGVDVALLALDEVVGSDGYQVLHRVEDGARVGPGEPLLTVRAETRGLLTAERTMLNLVCHLSGIATVTAAWVDAVEGTRAKIRDTRKTLPGLRALQKYAVRVGGGVNHRLGLGDAALIKDNHVAAAGSVVAALRAVRAAAPELSCEVEVDSLEQLDEVLAEQPELILLDNFPVWQTQIAVQRRDARAPEVLLESSGGLGLETAKTYAGTGVDYLAVGALTHSVRVLDVGLDM; encoded by the coding sequence ATGAAGCTGGATGCCGCAGAGCGCGCTGATGCGATAGCGACCATTCGGCGCGGCCTGGACGAGGACCTGCGCTACGGACCGGACGCCACCACGCTGGCTACGGTGTCGGCGGACGCGCTGGCTAACGCGTCGATGGTGCCGCGCGAGCCCGGGGTTGTCGCCGGTGTGGACGTGGCTTTGCTGGCGCTCGACGAGGTGGTCGGCAGCGATGGCTACCAGGTGCTGCACCGGGTGGAAGACGGCGCGCGGGTGGGCCCGGGTGAGCCGTTGTTGACGGTTCGGGCCGAGACACGGGGCCTGCTGACGGCCGAACGAACCATGCTGAATCTGGTCTGCCACTTGTCCGGCATCGCCACGGTGACCGCGGCGTGGGTGGACGCGGTGGAGGGCACCAGGGCCAAGATCCGCGACACCCGCAAGACCTTGCCGGGGCTGCGGGCGCTGCAGAAGTACGCGGTGCGGGTCGGCGGCGGCGTCAACCACCGGTTGGGCCTGGGCGACGCGGCGTTGATCAAGGACAACCATGTGGCTGCCGCGGGGTCGGTGGTGGCGGCGCTCCGAGCGGTGCGGGCTGCCGCGCCGGAGCTGTCCTGCGAGGTGGAAGTGGACTCGCTCGAGCAGCTCGACGAGGTGCTGGCGGAGCAGCCGGAGTTGATCCTGCTGGACAACTTCCCGGTGTGGCAGACGCAGATTGCCGTGCAGCGCCGCGACGCGCGCGCCCCCGAAGTGCTGCTGGAATCCTCCGGCGGGCTCGGTCTGGAAACCGCCAAGACCTATGCGGGGACCGGGGTGGATTACCTCGCCGTGGGGGCGCTGACCCACTCGGTCCGGGTCCTCGACGTCGGCCTGGACATGTGA
- the nadA gene encoding quinolinate synthase NadA, translating into MTVLNRMDTLAEGRSQARRGRAPGVGAIGDELSARIVKTPTGFSGVDGDAQWAAEIRRLARLRGATVLAHNYQLPAIQDVADHVGDSLALSRIAAEAPEDTIVFCGVHFMAETAKILSPDKTVLIPDQRAGCSLADSITPDDLRAWKAEHPDAVVVSYVNTTAEVKALTDICCTSSNAVDVVASIDPDREVLFCPDQFLGAHVRRVTGRQNLHVWAGECHVHAGINGDELAERARANPDAELYVHPECGCATSALYLAGEGAVPAERVKILSTGGMLDAAHQTRARKVLVATEVGMLHQLRRAAPDVDFQAVNDRASCKYMKMITPAALLRCLVEGADEVHVDPDVAAAGKRSVQRMIAIGQPGGGE; encoded by the coding sequence ATGACGGTCTTGAATCGCATGGACACGCTCGCCGAGGGGCGATCGCAAGCGCGGCGAGGCCGGGCGCCGGGGGTCGGCGCCATTGGCGACGAGCTGTCGGCCCGCATCGTCAAAACGCCCACCGGCTTCTCCGGAGTCGACGGCGACGCGCAGTGGGCAGCCGAGATACGTCGGCTGGCGCGCTTGCGCGGTGCCACCGTGCTGGCCCACAACTACCAGCTGCCGGCTATCCAGGATGTCGCCGATCACGTCGGAGACTCGCTGGCGCTGTCGCGGATCGCCGCGGAGGCGCCGGAGGACACCATCGTGTTCTGCGGCGTGCACTTCATGGCCGAGACCGCCAAGATCCTCAGCCCGGACAAAACGGTGCTCATTCCCGACCAGCGGGCCGGATGCTCGCTGGCGGACTCGATCACGCCCGACGACCTGCGTGCGTGGAAGGCCGAGCACCCTGACGCCGTCGTCGTCTCCTACGTCAACACCACGGCGGAGGTCAAGGCACTCACCGACATCTGCTGCACGTCGTCGAACGCCGTCGACGTCGTCGCCTCCATCGACCCCGACCGCGAGGTGCTGTTCTGCCCGGACCAGTTCCTGGGCGCGCACGTGCGGCGGGTGACCGGCCGGCAGAACCTGCACGTGTGGGCCGGCGAATGCCATGTGCACGCCGGCATCAACGGCGACGAGCTCGCCGAGCGTGCTCGCGCCAATCCTGACGCCGAGCTGTACGTGCACCCCGAATGTGGTTGCGCCACTTCGGCTCTCTATCTGGCGGGGGAGGGCGCCGTCCCGGCCGAGCGGGTCAAGATCCTGTCCACCGGCGGGATGCTCGACGCCGCGCACCAGACCCGCGCCCGCAAGGTGCTGGTGGCCACCGAGGTCGGCATGCTGCACCAGCTACGCAGGGCGGCGCCGGACGTCGACTTCCAAGCGGTCAACGACCGGGCCTCGTGCAAGTACATGAAGATGATCACCCCCGCCGCCTTGTTGCGGTGCCTGGTGGAAGGCGCCGACGAGGTCCACGTCGATCCGGACGTCGCGGCGGCAGGAAAGCGCAGCGTGCAGCGCATGATCGCGATCGGCCAGCCCGGCGGTGGCGAATGA
- a CDS encoding L-aspartate oxidase yields MSTRPVWRDNADVVVIGMGVAGLAAGLAAHRAGARVVVLNKAAATRGVTATHYAQGGIAVVLPDNDDSIDAHVGDTLAAGAGLCDPDAVYSIVADGYRAVTQLVGDGARFDEAVPGTWDVTREGGHSRRRVVHAGGDATGAEVQRTLDRAARTLDIRSSHVALQVLHDDAGVTGVLVSRPDGAGIISAPSAILATGGLGHLYSATTNPNGSTGDGIALALWAGLAVSDLEFIQFHPTMLFVPGAQGRRPLITEAIRGEGAILLDSQGNSITAGVHPMGDLAPRDVVAAAIDDRLKATGDMCAYLDARGIAGFASRFPTVTAACRAAGIDPVRQPIPIVPGAHYSCGGVVTDVYGHTELPGLYAAGEVARTGMHGANRLASNSLLEGLVVGGRAGQAAAAHAVATGCPRAKMPEPVRRTAPRRGDLQQAMSRDASVVRDADGLHRLADMLSTAPSRTVTCRQDAEDVALTLAARTVTAAAQARAESRGCHHRAEYPSTGTEPARSALVRLAADGSSVEVETLAGVGR; encoded by the coding sequence ATGAGCACCCGTCCGGTGTGGCGCGACAATGCCGATGTCGTCGTCATCGGCATGGGTGTGGCCGGCCTGGCCGCGGGCCTAGCCGCCCACCGTGCCGGGGCGCGTGTCGTCGTCCTGAACAAGGCGGCTGCAACGCGTGGCGTCACCGCGACCCACTATGCCCAGGGTGGCATCGCGGTGGTGTTGCCCGATAACGACGATTCCATCGACGCCCACGTGGGCGACACGCTGGCGGCCGGCGCGGGCCTCTGCGACCCCGACGCCGTGTACTCGATCGTCGCCGACGGGTACCGCGCCGTCACCCAATTGGTCGGTGACGGAGCACGATTCGACGAAGCCGTACCCGGCACCTGGGACGTGACCCGCGAAGGGGGCCACTCCCGGCGACGGGTGGTGCACGCCGGGGGCGATGCGACCGGAGCCGAAGTGCAGCGCACACTCGACCGCGCTGCCCGCACGCTGGACATCCGCAGCAGCCATGTGGCGCTGCAGGTCCTGCACGACGACGCGGGCGTGACCGGGGTCCTGGTGTCCCGGCCCGACGGCGCCGGCATCATCAGCGCACCGTCGGCGATCCTGGCCACGGGCGGCCTCGGTCATCTCTACAGCGCCACCACCAACCCGAACGGATCCACCGGCGACGGCATCGCGCTGGCGTTGTGGGCCGGTCTGGCGGTCAGCGATCTGGAGTTCATCCAGTTCCACCCCACCATGCTCTTCGTTCCCGGCGCTCAGGGCCGGCGGCCGCTGATCACCGAGGCCATCCGCGGCGAGGGCGCAATCCTGCTTGACAGTCAAGGCAATTCGATCACCGCGGGGGTGCATCCAATGGGGGACCTGGCTCCACGCGATGTGGTCGCGGCCGCCATCGACGATCGGTTGAAGGCGACCGGCGACATGTGCGCGTACCTCGACGCCCGGGGTATCGCGGGCTTCGCCTCGCGATTCCCGACCGTCACCGCCGCTTGCCGGGCCGCGGGCATCGACCCGGTCCGCCAGCCGATCCCGATCGTCCCGGGCGCGCACTACAGCTGCGGTGGTGTGGTCACCGATGTGTACGGCCACACCGAGCTGCCCGGTCTGTACGCGGCGGGGGAGGTGGCCCGCACCGGAATGCACGGCGCCAATCGCCTGGCCTCCAACAGCCTGCTGGAGGGGCTGGTGGTCGGCGGACGGGCCGGACAGGCCGCGGCCGCGCATGCGGTGGCCACGGGATGCCCGCGTGCCAAGATGCCCGAGCCGGTCCGGCGTACCGCGCCGCGGCGCGGCGACCTGCAACAGGCGATGAGCCGGGACGCTTCGGTGGTGCGTGACGCCGACGGGTTGCACCGGTTGGCCGACATGCTGAGTACCGCGCCCAGCCGCACCGTGACGTGCCGTCAGGATGCCGAGGATGTCGCTCTGACTCTGGCCGCTCGCACCGTGACGGCCGCCGCACAGGCCCGCGCCGAGAGCCGCGGCTGCCACCACCGCGCCGAGTATCCGTCGACTGGGACCGAACCGGCCCGTAGCGCACTGGTGCGGCTGGCTGCCGACGGCAGCTCGGTCGAGGTGGAGACCCTGGCGGGGGTTGGCAGATGA